From one Grus americana isolate bGruAme1 chromosome 32, bGruAme1.mat, whole genome shotgun sequence genomic stretch:
- the LOC129198220 gene encoding butyrophilin subfamily 3 member A2-like, translated as MWLPASPGGLLSYLVTLHVLRLGSGYFSVVGPDRPLQVTMGQDVVLPCHLSPSMDARSLDIRWIWHSFSKTVHHYRNREDLYGEQMEEYVGRTELVRDGLSRGRLDLRISALRPSDDGQYVCTVTDGASYGEATVKLEVAATGSVPQLSLEAYEDGGMRVVCRSAGWYPQPEVLWKDPDGQHLPSVSQRHFSDARGLFDIEGVIVVSNGNRQGKWSCVVRNSCLNQEQETSLH; from the exons ATGTGGCTCCCCGCGAGCCCCGGGGGCCTCCTGAGTTATTTGGTGACTCTGCACGTCCTGCGGCTGGGATCAG gTTACTTCAGCGTGGTAGGACCAGACCGCCCTCTCCAGGTCACCATGGGGCAGGATGTcgtgctgccatgtcacttgtccCCCAGCATGGACGCTCGAAGCTTGGACATCAGGTGGATATGGCATTCATTCTCCAAAACGGTGCACCACTACCGAAACAGAGAGGACCTGTATGGGGAGCAGATGGAGGAATATGTTGGGAGGACAGAGTTGGTCAGAGATGGTCTCTCCCGTGGACGCCTGGACTTGCGAATCTCTGCGTTGAGACCCTCTGATGATGGTCAGTACGTCTGCACGGTGACAGATGGTGcctcttatggagaagctaCAGTGAAGCTGGAAGTGGCAG ccacaggctctgtccctcagctctccctggaggcttACGAGGACGGAGGCATGCGGGTGGTGTGTCGATCGGCCGGCTGGTACCCACAACcggaggtgctgtggaaagatcccgatgggcagcatctcccctcGGTCTCCCAGAGACATTTCTCGGATGCGAGGGGCCTATTTGACATTGAAGGCGTCATCGTTGTGTCCAATGGGAACAGACAAGGGAAATGGTCCTGCGTGGTCAGGAACAGCTGCCtcaaccaggagcaggagacatccctgcac
- the LOC129198221 gene encoding butyrophilin subfamily 1 member A1-like — protein MWLPASPGGLLSYLVTLHVLRLGSGYFSVVGPDRPLQATVGQYIVLPCHLSPSMDAQSLDIRWIRPRFSKTVHHYRNREDLYSEQLREYVGRTELVRDGLSRGRLDLRISALRPSDDGQYVCTVTEDASYGEATVKLEVAATGSVPQLSLEAYEDGGMRVVCRSAGWYPQPEVLWKDPNGQCLPSVSQRHSSDARGLFGIEDVIVVTDGKRLGNWSCVSNNLILPSRENLARSCALLILRLEQQFPDVFPVFS, from the exons ATGTGGCTCCCCGCGAGCCCTGGGGGCCTCCTGAGTTATTTGGTGACTCTCCACGTCCTGCGGCTGGGATCAG gTTACTTCAGCGTGGTAGGACCAGACCGCCCTCTCCAGGCCACTGTGGGGCAGTACATcgtgctgccatgtcacttgtccCCCAGCATGGATGCTCAGAGCTTGGATATCAGGTGGATCCGGCCCCGGTTCTCCAAAACAGTGCACCACTACCGAAACAGAGAGGACCTGTACAGTGAACAGCTGAGGGAATATGTTGGGAGGACAGAGTTGGTCAGAGATGGTCTCTCCCGTGGACGCCTGGACTTGCGAATCTCTGCGTTGAGACCCTCTGATGATGGTCAGTACGTCTGCACTGTGACAGAGGATGcctcttatggagaagctaCAGTGAAGCTGGAAGTGGCAG ccacaggctctgtccctcagctctccctggaggcttACGAGGACGGAGGCATGCGGGTGGTGTGTCGATCGGCCGGCTGGTACCCACAACcggaggtgctgtggaaagatccCAATGGGCAGTGTCTCCCCTCGGTCTCCCAGAGACATTCCTCAGATGCGAGGGGCCTATTTGGCATCGAAGATGTCATCGTTGTGACCGATGGGAAGAGACTTGGGAACTGGTCCTGTGTG TCAAACAATCTTATTCTGCCCAGTCGTGAAAACCTTGCTCGAAGCTGTGCCTTGCTGATCCTTCGTCTGGAGCAGCAATTTCCGGATGTTTTCCCAGTATTCAGTTAG